One window of Ziziphus jujuba cultivar Dongzao chromosome 5, ASM3175591v1 genomic DNA carries:
- the LOC107403764 gene encoding uncharacterized protein LOC107403764 isoform X2 has product MGRRQTESEAGRFTILILFLLGIISFCMVYFCLSVVFNPSSSITKTSISDLDGYGGVGDLGTEEKEEQEEEEEGKEEVCCRGIEHLELWGDAVKWGSDFKVNSSEECCMACKAMCRRDGPCSCDSWVFCGNPEACGPRFGECWLKKQKNSLEPDRRDSGDQVIWTSGLVFAKREGIVGLETEHGILRIKAPFGPPFALIQGTLEAHGTIFKEIPTEVCPIIRRGSIAWIGSGPEFFISLANHVEWKKAYTVFGSVLPEDMEIAEKISQLPTKLDVWSNISVSVLEKPVPLRFKRIETDS; this is encoded by the exons ATGGGTCGCCGTCAAACCGAGTCCGAAGCCGGCCGTTTTACCATTCTGATACTTTTCTTGTTGGGTATAATCTCATTTTGCATGGTCTATTTTTGTCTCTCTGTGGTCTTCAATCCCAGTAGCAGCATCACAAAAACTTCGATCTCTGACCTGGATGGATATGGTGGTGTTGGAGATTTGGGGActgaagagaaagaagaacaagaagaagaagaagaaggaaaagaagaagtttgCTGCAGAGGGATTGAGCATTTGGAGCTCTGGGGAGATGCTGTGAAATGGGGTTCTGACTTTAAGGTTAATTCTTCAGAGGAATGTTGCATGGCGTGTAAGGCTATGTGTAGGAGAGATGGGCCTTGTTCTTGTGATTCATGGGTGTTTTGTGGGAATCCAGAGGCTTGTGGACCTAGATTTGGTGAG TGCTggttgaaaaaacaaaagaattccTTGGAGCCTGATCGGCGAGACTCAGGTGATCAGGTTATATGGACTTCTGGGCTTGTCTTTGCAAAAAGAGAG GGTATAGTTGGTTTGGAAACAGAACATGGGATTCTTCGTATAAAG GCCCCATTTGGACCTCCTTTTGCACTAATACAAGGAACACTCGAAGCCCATGGGACCATCTTCAAGGAGATTCCAACAGAGGTTTGCCCAATCATCCGAAGAGGATCAATTGCATGGATTGGTTCTGGCCCTGAATTCTTTATCAGCCTGGCTAACCATGTTGAATGGAAGAAAGCATACACTGTCTTTGGCTCGGTTCTCCCTGAAGACATGGAAATCGCCGAGAAAATTTCACAGCTTCCAACTAAACTGGACGTTTGGAGTAACATCAGTGTCTCTGTGTTGGAAAAACCTGTTCCATTACGGTTCAAAAGGATCGAGACAGATTCATGA
- the LOC107403764 gene encoding uncharacterized protein LOC107403764 isoform X1 produces the protein MGRRQTESEAGRFTILILFLLGIISFCMVYFCLSVVFNPSSSITKTSISDLDGYGGVGDLGTEEKEEQEEEEEGKEEVCCRGIEHLELWGDAVKWGSDFKVNSSEECCMACKAMCRRDGPCSCDSWVFCGNPEACGPRFGECWLKKQKNSLEPDRRDSGDQVIWTSGLVFAKREGIVGLETEHGILRIKLFPECAPHSVFYILELSQLHHSVGCHFYRAESRGSYWDSKGNHIEIAPFGPPFALIQGTLEAHGTIFKEIPTEVCPIIRRGSIAWIGSGPEFFISLANHVEWKKAYTVFGSVLPEDMEIAEKISQLPTKLDVWSNISVSVLEKPVPLRFKRIETDS, from the exons ATGGGTCGCCGTCAAACCGAGTCCGAAGCCGGCCGTTTTACCATTCTGATACTTTTCTTGTTGGGTATAATCTCATTTTGCATGGTCTATTTTTGTCTCTCTGTGGTCTTCAATCCCAGTAGCAGCATCACAAAAACTTCGATCTCTGACCTGGATGGATATGGTGGTGTTGGAGATTTGGGGActgaagagaaagaagaacaagaagaagaagaagaaggaaaagaagaagtttgCTGCAGAGGGATTGAGCATTTGGAGCTCTGGGGAGATGCTGTGAAATGGGGTTCTGACTTTAAGGTTAATTCTTCAGAGGAATGTTGCATGGCGTGTAAGGCTATGTGTAGGAGAGATGGGCCTTGTTCTTGTGATTCATGGGTGTTTTGTGGGAATCCAGAGGCTTGTGGACCTAGATTTGGTGAG TGCTggttgaaaaaacaaaagaattccTTGGAGCCTGATCGGCGAGACTCAGGTGATCAGGTTATATGGACTTCTGGGCTTGTCTTTGCAAAAAGAGAG GGTATAGTTGGTTTGGAAACAGAACATGGGATTCTTCGTATAAAG CTTTTTCCTGAATGTGCCCCACATTCTGTTTTCTACATTTTAGAGCTATCGCAATTGCATCACTCTGTGGGTTGCCACTTTTATCGTGCAGAAAGCAGGGGAAGCTATTGGGATTCAAAAGGAAACCATATAGAAATT GCCCCATTTGGACCTCCTTTTGCACTAATACAAGGAACACTCGAAGCCCATGGGACCATCTTCAAGGAGATTCCAACAGAGGTTTGCCCAATCATCCGAAGAGGATCAATTGCATGGATTGGTTCTGGCCCTGAATTCTTTATCAGCCTGGCTAACCATGTTGAATGGAAGAAAGCATACACTGTCTTTGGCTCGGTTCTCCCTGAAGACATGGAAATCGCCGAGAAAATTTCACAGCTTCCAACTAAACTGGACGTTTGGAGTAACATCAGTGTCTCTGTGTTGGAAAAACCTGTTCCATTACGGTTCAAAAGGATCGAGACAGATTCATGA
- the LOC132803915 gene encoding uncharacterized protein LOC132803915 isoform X2: MPPRTAKRGAASAGTRRTPRATRGAAKSQNQQPPETHEEPVKGEEVSVPVVEAKEEVKIEQKPIFEEKPVVVVAEERPVVEKMTVTVDHQQASYHKEEAKSDPNGLKKDKMKESVDEYEKDERLDLEDNEPEYEVEEYSGVDYDDKEIDQDEDHEIVDEGDEHEDNVGEEDEGDMAEEELEDVHEELEGEEYEEHVVEEREHVETVDGEEDDHHELVKERRKRKEFEVFVGGLDKDATEDDLRKVFAAVGEVTEVRLMMNPQTKKNKGFAFLRFAKVEQAKRAVTELKNPVINGKQCGVTPSQDSDTLFLGNISKTWKKEALKERLKYYGVDNVEDLTLVEDSNNEGMNRGFAFLEFSSRSDAMDAFKRLQKRDVVFGVDRPAKVSFADSFIDPGDEIMAQVKTVFVDGLPASWDEDRVKDILKKYGEIEKIELARNMPSAKRKDFGFITFDSHDAAVTCAKSINNAELGEGDHKAKVRARLSRPLQRGKGKHVGRGDFRSVHGAARAVRGSWGRPAPPRSLPMRGVRGVGSRLPPPSMKRPVGLRDRRPVMSMPSRGRPLAPPPRSYDRRAPVPSYTKSSLKREYSRRDELPPPRSRVPADYGSRLVPERRTSYRDDYSSRGPGYSDLPRTTSRTATRRAYVDDAYGQRFERPPPPPPSYREGRARDYDSISGSKRPYSSLDDVPPRYADASIRQSRPRLDYEYGSSASQYGDAYGDRLGRPNLGYSSSSRTSQDSHGLYSSSRQGMSYGGGSYSGSDVGGMYSSSYGGEYISRGSDVGGSSYTSMYSSRGVGGSGYVGSGGSGSYY; this comes from the exons ATGCCTCCAAGAACGGCGAAAAGAGGGGCTGCATCGGCGGGGACGAGGAGGACACCTAGAGCCACTAGAGGGGCCGCAAAGTCACAGAATCAGCAGCCGCCGGAGACTCACGAAGAGCCCGTCAAGGGTGAGGAGGTCTCTGTGCCGGTCGTCGAAGCGAAGGAAGAAGTCAAGATTGAACAGAAGCCAATCTTCGAGGAAAAGccggttgttgttgttgctgagGAACGACCTGTCGTTGAGAAGATGACCGTCACTGTGGATCATCAGCAGGCTTCGTACCACAAAGAAGAAGCCAAATCAGACCCGAACGGTTTGAAAA AAGACAAAATGAAAGAGTCTGTTGATGAGTATGAAAAAGATGAACGGTTAGACTTGGAGGATAATGAACCTGAATATGAAGTTGAAGAATATAGTGGGGTTGATTATGATGACAAAGAAATTGACCAAGATGAGGACCATGAGATTGTAGATGAGGGTGATGAACATGAGGATAATGTAGGTGAAGAAGATGAGGGGGATATGGCTGAGGAGGAACTGGAAGATGTCCATGAAGAACTAGAGGGAGAAGAATATGAGGAGCATGTTGTTGAAGAACGGGAGCATGTGGAAACAGTTGATGGCGAGGAAGATGACCATCATGAACTTGTCAAGGAGAGGCGCAAACGTAAGGAATTTGAAGTATTTGTTGGTGGTCTAGACAAGGATGCAACTGAGGATGATCTTAGGAAAGTTTTCGCTGCTGTTGGCGAAGTTACTGAAGTCAGATTGATGATGAATCCTCAAACCAAGAAAAATAAGGGTTTTGCATTTTTACGTTTTGCAAAAGTTGAACAAGCTAAACGAGCTGTTACTGAGCTAAAAAATCCAGTG ATTAATGGAAAACAATGCGGTGTTACTCCAAGTCAGGACAGTGACACCCTTTTTCTGGGTAACATAAGCAAGACATGGAAAAAGGAAGCT TTGAAAGAGAGATTGAAGTATTATGGAGTGGATAATGTCGAGGATTTGACATTAGTAGAAGATAGCAATAATGAAGGAATGAATCGAGGGTTTGCTTTTTTGGAGTTTTCATCTCGCTCAGATGCCATGGATGCTTTTAAGCGTCTTCAAAAGAGAGATGTTGTGTTTGGTGTTGACAGGCCTGCAAAGGTTTCATTTGCTGATTCCTTCATTGACCCTGGTGATGAAATTATGGCACAG GTTAAAACTGTATTTGTGGATGGCCTGCCTGCTTCATGGGATGAGGATCGTGTCAAGGACATTCTAAAGAAATATGGCgagattgaaaaaattgaacttgCTAGGAACATGCCATCGGCTAAGAGAAAAGATTTTGGTTTTATTACCTTTGACAGTCATGATGCTGCGGTGACCTGTGCCAAGAGCATTAACAATGCAGAGTTAGGTGAAGGAGACCACAAG GCTAAAGTTAGGGCTAGATTGTCAAGACCACTTCAAAGAGGTAAAGGAAAACATGTTGGTCGTGGAGATTTTCGATCTGTGCATGGGGCTGCCAGAGCGGTAAGGGGCTCCTGGGGTCGTCCAGCACCACCACGTAGTCTCCCTATGCGTGGGGTAAGAGGAGTTGGAAGTCGTTTGCCTCCACCTAGTATGAAGAGGCCTGTTGGATTGAGAGATAGGCGACCTGTGATGTCAATGCCTTCTAGAGGCAGGCCTTTGGCCCCTCCTCCTAGGTCGTATGACAGGAGGGCACCTG TTCCATCATACACAAAGAGTAGCTTGAAAAGGGAATACAGTCGGCGTGATGAGCTTCCTCCTCCAAGAAGCAGAGTTCCTGCAGATTATGGTTCCAGGCTTGTCCCAGAAAGACGCACATCATATAGAGATGACTACTCTTCCCGTGGTCCTGGCTATTCTGATTTACCTAGAACTACGTCTCGTACAGCCACTAGAAGAGCTTATGTAGATGATGCGTATGGTCAAAGGTTTGAACGaccacctcctcctcctcctagTTACCGTGAAGGACGTGCACGTGATTATGATTCTATTTCTGGCTCAAAACGCCCATACTCTTCTCTG GATGATGTTCCCCCACGTTATGCTGATGCAAGCATACGCCAATCGAGGCCACGCCTGGATTATGAATATGGGAGCAGTGCTTCTCAATATGGGGATGCTTACGGTGATAG GCTTGGGAGACCCAATTTAGGATATAGCAGTAGCAGCAGAACTAGTCAGGATTCACATGGGCTTTATAGCAGTAGCCGTCAAGGCATGAGTTATGGAGGAG GTTCCTATAGTGGTAGTGATGTCGGTGGAATGTACTCATCAAGCTATGGTGGTGAATATATATCTCGTGGTTCTGAT GTTGGTGGCAGCTCTTACACATCTATGTACTCTAGTCGTGGTGTGGGCGGAAGTGGCTATGTGGGTAGCGGTGGTTCTGGTTCATACTACTGa
- the LOC132803915 gene encoding uncharacterized protein LOC132803915 isoform X1 has protein sequence MPPRTAKRGAASAGTRRTPRATRGAAKSQNQQPPETHEEPVKGEEVSVPVVEAKEEVKIEQKPIFEEKPVVVVAEERPVVEKMTVTVDHQQASYHKEEAKSDPNGLKKEDKMKESVDEYEKDERLDLEDNEPEYEVEEYSGVDYDDKEIDQDEDHEIVDEGDEHEDNVGEEDEGDMAEEELEDVHEELEGEEYEEHVVEEREHVETVDGEEDDHHELVKERRKRKEFEVFVGGLDKDATEDDLRKVFAAVGEVTEVRLMMNPQTKKNKGFAFLRFAKVEQAKRAVTELKNPVINGKQCGVTPSQDSDTLFLGNISKTWKKEALKERLKYYGVDNVEDLTLVEDSNNEGMNRGFAFLEFSSRSDAMDAFKRLQKRDVVFGVDRPAKVSFADSFIDPGDEIMAQVKTVFVDGLPASWDEDRVKDILKKYGEIEKIELARNMPSAKRKDFGFITFDSHDAAVTCAKSINNAELGEGDHKAKVRARLSRPLQRGKGKHVGRGDFRSVHGAARAVRGSWGRPAPPRSLPMRGVRGVGSRLPPPSMKRPVGLRDRRPVMSMPSRGRPLAPPPRSYDRRAPVPSYTKSSLKREYSRRDELPPPRSRVPADYGSRLVPERRTSYRDDYSSRGPGYSDLPRTTSRTATRRAYVDDAYGQRFERPPPPPPSYREGRARDYDSISGSKRPYSSLDDVPPRYADASIRQSRPRLDYEYGSSASQYGDAYGDRLGRPNLGYSSSSRTSQDSHGLYSSSRQGMSYGGGSYSGSDVGGMYSSSYGGEYISRGSDVGGSSYTSMYSSRGVGGSGYVGSGGSGSYY, from the exons ATGCCTCCAAGAACGGCGAAAAGAGGGGCTGCATCGGCGGGGACGAGGAGGACACCTAGAGCCACTAGAGGGGCCGCAAAGTCACAGAATCAGCAGCCGCCGGAGACTCACGAAGAGCCCGTCAAGGGTGAGGAGGTCTCTGTGCCGGTCGTCGAAGCGAAGGAAGAAGTCAAGATTGAACAGAAGCCAATCTTCGAGGAAAAGccggttgttgttgttgctgagGAACGACCTGTCGTTGAGAAGATGACCGTCACTGTGGATCATCAGCAGGCTTCGTACCACAAAGAAGAAGCCAAATCAGACCCGAACGGTTTGAAAA AAGAAGACAAAATGAAAGAGTCTGTTGATGAGTATGAAAAAGATGAACGGTTAGACTTGGAGGATAATGAACCTGAATATGAAGTTGAAGAATATAGTGGGGTTGATTATGATGACAAAGAAATTGACCAAGATGAGGACCATGAGATTGTAGATGAGGGTGATGAACATGAGGATAATGTAGGTGAAGAAGATGAGGGGGATATGGCTGAGGAGGAACTGGAAGATGTCCATGAAGAACTAGAGGGAGAAGAATATGAGGAGCATGTTGTTGAAGAACGGGAGCATGTGGAAACAGTTGATGGCGAGGAAGATGACCATCATGAACTTGTCAAGGAGAGGCGCAAACGTAAGGAATTTGAAGTATTTGTTGGTGGTCTAGACAAGGATGCAACTGAGGATGATCTTAGGAAAGTTTTCGCTGCTGTTGGCGAAGTTACTGAAGTCAGATTGATGATGAATCCTCAAACCAAGAAAAATAAGGGTTTTGCATTTTTACGTTTTGCAAAAGTTGAACAAGCTAAACGAGCTGTTACTGAGCTAAAAAATCCAGTG ATTAATGGAAAACAATGCGGTGTTACTCCAAGTCAGGACAGTGACACCCTTTTTCTGGGTAACATAAGCAAGACATGGAAAAAGGAAGCT TTGAAAGAGAGATTGAAGTATTATGGAGTGGATAATGTCGAGGATTTGACATTAGTAGAAGATAGCAATAATGAAGGAATGAATCGAGGGTTTGCTTTTTTGGAGTTTTCATCTCGCTCAGATGCCATGGATGCTTTTAAGCGTCTTCAAAAGAGAGATGTTGTGTTTGGTGTTGACAGGCCTGCAAAGGTTTCATTTGCTGATTCCTTCATTGACCCTGGTGATGAAATTATGGCACAG GTTAAAACTGTATTTGTGGATGGCCTGCCTGCTTCATGGGATGAGGATCGTGTCAAGGACATTCTAAAGAAATATGGCgagattgaaaaaattgaacttgCTAGGAACATGCCATCGGCTAAGAGAAAAGATTTTGGTTTTATTACCTTTGACAGTCATGATGCTGCGGTGACCTGTGCCAAGAGCATTAACAATGCAGAGTTAGGTGAAGGAGACCACAAG GCTAAAGTTAGGGCTAGATTGTCAAGACCACTTCAAAGAGGTAAAGGAAAACATGTTGGTCGTGGAGATTTTCGATCTGTGCATGGGGCTGCCAGAGCGGTAAGGGGCTCCTGGGGTCGTCCAGCACCACCACGTAGTCTCCCTATGCGTGGGGTAAGAGGAGTTGGAAGTCGTTTGCCTCCACCTAGTATGAAGAGGCCTGTTGGATTGAGAGATAGGCGACCTGTGATGTCAATGCCTTCTAGAGGCAGGCCTTTGGCCCCTCCTCCTAGGTCGTATGACAGGAGGGCACCTG TTCCATCATACACAAAGAGTAGCTTGAAAAGGGAATACAGTCGGCGTGATGAGCTTCCTCCTCCAAGAAGCAGAGTTCCTGCAGATTATGGTTCCAGGCTTGTCCCAGAAAGACGCACATCATATAGAGATGACTACTCTTCCCGTGGTCCTGGCTATTCTGATTTACCTAGAACTACGTCTCGTACAGCCACTAGAAGAGCTTATGTAGATGATGCGTATGGTCAAAGGTTTGAACGaccacctcctcctcctcctagTTACCGTGAAGGACGTGCACGTGATTATGATTCTATTTCTGGCTCAAAACGCCCATACTCTTCTCTG GATGATGTTCCCCCACGTTATGCTGATGCAAGCATACGCCAATCGAGGCCACGCCTGGATTATGAATATGGGAGCAGTGCTTCTCAATATGGGGATGCTTACGGTGATAG GCTTGGGAGACCCAATTTAGGATATAGCAGTAGCAGCAGAACTAGTCAGGATTCACATGGGCTTTATAGCAGTAGCCGTCAAGGCATGAGTTATGGAGGAG GTTCCTATAGTGGTAGTGATGTCGGTGGAATGTACTCATCAAGCTATGGTGGTGAATATATATCTCGTGGTTCTGAT GTTGGTGGCAGCTCTTACACATCTATGTACTCTAGTCGTGGTGTGGGCGGAAGTGGCTATGTGGGTAGCGGTGGTTCTGGTTCATACTACTGa
- the LOC132803819 gene encoding H/ACA ribonucleoprotein complex subunit 4, protein MSEVEISRSDKKKKKHRAKDDSVLDTQKQLNNGTDNDPTQNDADFMIKPQSFTPTIDTSQWPILLKNYDRLNVRTGHYTPLPSGHSPLKRPLVDYIRYGIINLDKPSNPSSHEVVAWIKRILRVEKTGHSGTLDPKVTGNLIVCIDRATRLVKSQQGAGKEYVCVARLHSAVPDVSKVARALETLTGAVFQKPPLISAVKRQLRVRTIYESKLLEYDPDKHLVIFWIYCEAGTYVRTLCVHLGLILGVGGHMQELRRVKSGNLGENNNMVTMHDVMDAQWVYDNQGDESYLRRVIMPLEVLLTNHKRLVVKDSAVNAICYGAKLMIPGLLRFDNDIEVGQEIVLMTTKGEAIALGIAEMTTAVMATCDHGVVAKIKRVVMDRDTYPRKWGLGPRASMKKKLIAEGKLSKHGKPNENTPKEWLRNVALPTGGDSVVAGFAAAAEPTDTAAVEEEKKKKKNKDGEEDEGRKRKLDESTDVPAPKKRKGEEVETEGKEDVVEVEVEKKEKKKKKKKDKENGDVDSPDVEKSEKVKKKEHRDKSEAVSPDTEKSEKKKKKKKSKEAEVAVEDIGNGEADKSEKKKKKKKHKDTEED, encoded by the coding sequence ATGTCAGAGGTCGAGATTTCCCGGTcggataagaagaagaagaagcaccGAGCCAAAGACGACAGCGTATTGGACACCCAAAAGCAACTCAACAACGGCACCGACAACGACCCAACTCAAAACGACGCCGATTTCATGATCAAGCCCCAGAGTTTCACACCCACCATTGACACTTCCCAGTGGCCGATCCTCCTCAAGAACTACGACCGCCTCAACGTACGAACCGGACACTACACCCCTCTCCCCTCCGGTCACTCTCCGCTTAAGCGGCCTCTCGTCGACTACATCAGGTACGGCATCATCAATCTCGATAAGCCCTCCAACCCGTCTTCTCATGAGGTCGTGGCCTGGATTAAACGGATCCTCCGGGTCGAGAAAACGGGTCACAGTGGTACCCTTGACCCGAAGGTCACTGGGAATCTCATCGTCTGCATTGATCGAGCCACTCGGCTAGTGAAATCGCAGCAGGGTGCGGGAAAAGAGTATGTCTGTGTCGCCCGGTTGCATTCGGCTGTGCCGGATGTGTCCAAGGTGGCTCGGGCTCTCGAAACCCTCACCGGTGCGGTGTTTCAGAAGCCGCCATTGATATCTGCAGTCAAGAGACAGCTGAGGGTTAGGACTATATATGAAAGCAAGCTCCTTGAGTATGACCCAGATAAGCATTTGGTCATTTTCTGGATTTATTGTGAGGCTGGGACTTATGTTAGGACACTTTGTGTGCATTTGGGTCTGATTCTTGGTGTGGGTGGGCATATGCAGGAGTTGAGGAGGGTTAAATCTGGGAATTTGGGTGAGAATAATAACATGGTTACTATGCATGATGTTATGGATGCTCAATGGGTTTATGATAATCAAGGGGATGAGAGTTATTTGAGGAGGGTGATTATGCCGCTTGAAGTGCTTTTGACTAACCATAAGAGATTGGTTGTGAAGGATTCTGCTGTGAATGCTATTTGCTATGGAGCTAAGTTGATGATTCCTGGGTTGCTGAGGTTTGACAATGACATTGAGGTTGGTCAGGAGATTGTTCTTATGACTACTAAAGGAGAAGCTATTGCGTTGGGAATTGCTGAGATGACAACGGCTGTGATGGCGACTTGTGATCATGGTGTGGTGGCCAAGATTAAGAGGGTGGTTATGGATAGGGATACTTATCCAAGGAAGTGGGGTTTGGGACCGAGGGCATCAATGAAGAAGAAACTGATTGCAGAAGGGAAGTTATCCAAGCATGGCAAACCTAACGAGAATACTCCTAAAGAATGGTTGAGGAATGTGGCTTTGCCCACCGGTGGGGATTCTGTGGTTGCAGGCTTTGCTGCTGCAGCTGAACCTACTGACACTGCTGCTGTagaggaggagaagaagaagaagaaaaataaggatGGAGAAGAGGATGAGGGGCGTAAACGGAAATTGGATGAAAGCACAGATGTTCCTGCTCCTAAGAAAAGGAAAGGCGAAGAAGTTGAGACTGAGGGGAAGGAAGATGTAGTGGAGGTAGAAgttgagaagaaagaaaagaagaagaagaaaaagaaggataaAGAGAATGGTGATGTGGATTCTCCTGATGTGGAAAAGTCTGAGAAGGTGAAGAAAAAGGAGCACAGAGATAAAAGTGAAGCTGTTTCACCTGATACAGAGAAGtctgagaagaagaaaaagaaaaagaaaagcaaagaagCTGAGGTTGCTGTTGAAGACATTGGTAATGGTGAGGCTGATAAgagtgagaagaagaagaagaaaaagaagcataaaGATACAGAAGAAGATTAG
- the LOC132803643 gene encoding uncharacterized protein At1g28695-like, with translation MDYPKQSPGPNIAFFFIFLSIVLYLSIWSSSLTNPFRSFLQTQCTIPNTTAIDAPVDELEAALSKASMANKTLIIAVINKAYANQEIRDDTTMLDLFLDSFWLGEDTKALRDHLLLVAVDRTAYDRCRFLKLNCYKLETDGVDFKGEKLYMSEDFIKMMWRRTLFLLEVLKRGYNFIFTDMDVMWLRNPFSKLSKNETEDLQISTDVFSGDPWDEKHWINTGFYFIRSNNKTIALFDKWYSMKDNSTGQKEQDVLLNLMRGGVIGELGLKVRFLDTLYFSGFCQESKDFKAVTTVHANCCRSINAKVHDLRAVLRDWKKFNKFMSYKRFANTTMNFRWTGHFGCWDSWRKGNQTKS, from the exons atggattaccCAAAACAATCTCCTGGACCCAATATTGCATTCTTCTTTATCTTCCTTTCAATTGTTCTTTATCTTTCGATTTGGTCTTCTTCTCTCACAAACCCTTTTCGTTCTTTTCTACAAACTCAATGCACAATTCCCAACACA ACCGCCATTGATGCACCTGTTGATGAACTCGAAGCAGCtttatcaaaagcttcaatGGCTAACAAAACGTTGATAATTGCGGTTATAAACAAGGCATATGCAAACCAAGAAATCAGAGACGACACCACCATGCTCGACCTTTTCCTTGACAGCTTCTGGTTAGGGGAGGACACGAAAGCACTTCGTGATCATCTTCTACTTGTGGCGGTTGATCGCACGGCTTACGATCGCTGCCGGTTCTTGAAGTTGAACTGTTACAAATTGGAAACAGACGGTGTTGATTTCAAAGGAGAAAAGCTTTACATGTCGGAGGATTTTATTAAGATGATGTGGAGAAGAACTTTGTTTCTCTTGGAGGTTCTCAAACGCGGTTACAATTTCATATTCACg GATATGGATGTGATGTGGCTAAGGAATCCATTTTCAAAGCTAAGCAAAAACGAAACAGAGGATTTACAAATAAGCACAGATGTATTCTCAGGAGATCCATGGGATGAAAAGCATTGGATAAACACAGGGTTTTACTTTATAAGATCAAACAACAAAACCATTGCACTATTTGATAAGTGGTACTCCATGAAAGACAATTCCACAGGTCAAAAAGAACAAGATGTGCTATTGAATTTGATGAGAGGTGGTGTTATTGGAGAATTAGGGCTTAAAGTGAGGTTTCTGGATACCCTATATTTTAGCGGTTTTTGCCAAGAAAGCAAGGATTTTAAGGCCGTGACAACCGTCCATGCAAATTGTTGCAGGAGCATCAATGCTAAGGTTCATGATCTAAGGGCTGTGCTTAGAGATTGGAAGAAGTTCAACAAGTTTATGTCTTATAAAAGGTTTGCTAACACTACGATGAATTTCCGATGGACCGGACATTTTGGATGCTGGGATTCATGGAGGAAGGGGAATCAGACTAAAAGTTGA